DNA sequence from the Paenibacillus sp. FSL R7-0204 genome:
ATTTCGGCTTCTCGTCCCTGAACACCTTCTATTCCAGCTTCAAGAAGGTATACGGCATGACCCCGGCCCAGTACCGGAAGAAATACCGTGCGGGGGATAGCGGGGAAAAGGTGTAGGGCAAGTGAAACCTATACATTCTTATATTTGCGCGCAAAAAAGCGATAAGGATATGTTCCTTAACGCTTGTGTTGGTATTCCAGCAAGTTGCCGCTTTTATTCTCCCTTATAGGCCTTACGCAGCTCCGTAAGCTCAAACTTCTTCATCTGCAGAAAAGCCTTCGTCACACGCGCCAGCTGCTCCGGCGTACCCTTCTTCATCATCTCATTCATCTCCGCCGGAATAATCTGCCAGGAGATGCCGAAGGCATCCTTCAGCCAGCCGCATTGCTCGGCTTCAGGAACTGCAGACAGCTTGTCCCAGTAGTAGTCAATCTCTTCCTGAGAATCGCAGGATACCATGAAGGAGACCGCTTCATTGAAGCTGAACTGATGATTATGCGCACTGTCCATTACCGTGAACCACAGATTCTCCAGCATGAAGTCCGCGAACATAACCGTTCCTTCCTGATCCGGCGCTGAGCCTGCCGGGTAGCGGGTAAGAAGACCTTGCCGCGAATCCTTGAATACGGATAAGTAGAAGGACATCGCCTCCTCGGCCTTCCCGCACTGATCCCCCACGAACAACAAGGAAGGAATAATCGCAGGCCGCTCTTCCCCTGCCGGGTTCGTTAGAATCAGCTGCCAGGACACTCCGAACTTATCCTGAATCCAGCCGTACCGCTCACTGAACGGATACTTGCCGAGCGGCATCAGAGCGGTGCCGCCTTTCGCTAACTTATTCCACACCTCATCTAATCTCTCTGCTGCATCCTTTTCCCGTGAGGGATCAAAATTCACAAAGAAAGACACCGACGGATTCAGCTTGAAATAAGGACCTCCGCTGATCGCCATAAACGGCTGCCCCCAGACCTCAAAAGAGACCTGACCCGCATCGCCGGAGGGCGTATCATGAATCGTGTTCACACTCGTAACCTTGGAATCCGGAAACACAGCAGCGTAAAAGCGGGCGGCTTCTGCCGCCTCCTTGTCATACCATAGATGCGGGACAATTCTCTGTCTGATGCTGGCCACAACGATTCCTCCTCAGTCTCCTGTCCGTTCCGATCCAGGGACAGGGATAGGACTTCAATTTGCTTTATTATACACTAAAGGGAGGCTGCTTTATTCTTTAATAGCTTTCAAGGTATACTATAAAGAAAACACGAGGACCTATCAATGGACAATATCGAGGACAAATATAAGGCTGCGCTGGCATATATCAAGGAACTTGAGCTGGAGATCAGCCGGCTAAGAGCTCTCCTGGGACATACAGAGGAGAAGGGCGAAACGACACCTTTTCCTGAAAAATCCATGCCGGCCGCTTGCACCGGAGTCATGTC
Encoded proteins:
- a CDS encoding VOC family protein; amino-acid sequence: MASIRQRIVPHLWYDKEAAEAARFYAAVFPDSKVTSVNTIHDTPSGDAGQVSFEVWGQPFMAISGGPYFKLNPSVSFFVNFDPSREKDAAERLDEVWNKLAKGGTALMPLGKYPFSERYGWIQDKFGVSWQLILTNPAGEERPAIIPSLLFVGDQCGKAEEAMSFYLSVFKDSRQGLLTRYPAGSAPDQEGTVMFADFMLENLWFTVMDSAHNHQFSFNEAVSFMVSCDSQEEIDYYWDKLSAVPEAEQCGWLKDAFGISWQIIPAEMNEMMKKGTPEQLARVTKAFLQMKKFELTELRKAYKGE